The Spirosoma foliorum genome has a window encoding:
- a CDS encoding transposase, with product MLYLVTNDLTADTVSIQTQYARRWKVEEFHKSIKSNTGYSRSPAHTVRSQSNHLFLSMLAFVKLEALRLSTSKNHFALKSLLTLNAMKLALRDLNSLKSQSTLLAKAA from the coding sequence GTGCTCTATCTGGTAACCAATGACTTGACGGCCGATACAGTCAGCATTCAAACGCAATATGCCCGTCGTTGGAAAGTAGAAGAATTTCACAAATCGATCAAGTCAAACACGGGTTATTCCCGCTCACCTGCCCACACGGTGCGCTCTCAGAGCAATCATCTTTTTCTATCCATGTTGGCCTTTGTTAAGTTGGAAGCCTTGCGGTTATCCACGTCAAAAAATCATTTTGCCTTAAAAAGTTTGCTGACGCTAAACGCGATGAAATTGGCCTTACGAGATCTAAACAGTCTCAAAAGTCAATCTACTCTATTAGCTAAGGCTGCGTAA
- a CDS encoding transposase — translation MHFVSPVFDLYSDYLLVNQGQTTATGLSALVEGKLSHDAITRSLHQLSYGSAQLWQVVRPFIEQITDTNAVLTLDDTVEAKAYMNQNALIRFHYDHCQQKALKGINQLTALYTGQVHSLPVAYELIEKDQAILDHKTGKTKWVSGVSKQERFRRLIHQCLVNKLIFKYVLVDSWFSSAENFAYIAELDQHFIMPLKSNRKVALSRADQQQGLYRSIESLAIEAHQCLVVWVAGVDFPLLLTKQVFKPGRRSGRGS, via the coding sequence ATGCACTTCGTATCGCCCGTTTTCGATCTGTATTCGGACTACCTGTTGGTTAATCAAGGCCAAACGACGGCGACCGGCTTGTCAGCTTTAGTCGAAGGCAAACTTTCCCACGATGCCATTACCCGAAGCCTCCATCAACTAAGCTATGGCTCGGCTCAACTCTGGCAAGTGGTGCGCCCCTTTATCGAACAAATTACCGACACCAACGCCGTGTTGACCCTTGATGATACCGTTGAAGCCAAAGCGTACATGAACCAAAATGCACTCATCCGCTTTCATTACGACCACTGTCAGCAAAAAGCACTTAAAGGCATCAACCAACTCACAGCCCTCTACACCGGCCAAGTTCATTCCCTACCCGTTGCTTATGAACTGATTGAGAAAGACCAGGCCATCCTAGACCACAAGACGGGTAAAACGAAATGGGTCAGTGGAGTCAGCAAGCAAGAACGTTTTCGCCGGTTGATCCACCAATGCTTGGTCAATAAGCTCATTTTTAAGTATGTACTGGTAGATTCCTGGTTTTCCTCTGCAGAGAATTTTGCTTATATCGCCGAACTAGACCAGCACTTTATTATGCCCTTGAAAAGCAATCGCAAGGTGGCACTTTCAAGGGCTGACCAACAACAGGGGCTGTATCGGTCGATTGAGTCATTAGCTATCGAAGCGCATCAATGCCTTGTCGTCTGGGTAGCCGGGGTGGATTTTCCCCTCTTGCTGACCAAGCAGGTCTTCAAACCGGGCCGCCGGAGCGGACGGGGATCGTGA
- a CDS encoding alginate O-acetyltransferase AlgX-related protein codes for MISTETSKTTLDVHPNSMENDPHHTPKPKNLTRYRFFLTGFGFAILLILPGLDQWFSFSSDFQSTEKHILAPFPTFKFPHVNTYISQFNQYYKENFGWRNALFYQYSHLKYDVLGVSPLPYKVILGKNNWFYPGNDLNNVADQHQGLQPIELQTLQTIVQKLTAKQRKLAAQGIKFYLFIPPDSYTIYPENLPDYLQNNRVISNYDRLKQYLLKNTTIPLIDVRPALLAAKSRHQTYMQTDTHWNDYGAFIATLSLANRIRQDFPDMPLPKENDYSICAKKGYSGDLVTMMALNRDISDTVNYQIDAPPYLQVKEAGRIHNTELGGWPSQRFVSMNKKSPSLLFIGDSFTISLAQFVPNYFFKSYLVRSNLISDELVFSEKPDVVIFEIVERNLAYLALL; via the coding sequence ATGATCTCCACCGAAACTAGTAAAACGACTCTTGATGTTCACCCAAATTCTATGGAAAATGACCCCCACCATACGCCTAAACCAAAAAATCTAACCAGATATCGTTTTTTTCTTACAGGGTTCGGATTTGCTATCCTATTGATTTTGCCCGGTCTTGACCAATGGTTTAGCTTTTCATCCGATTTTCAGAGCACAGAAAAACATATACTGGCGCCTTTTCCAACCTTCAAATTTCCCCACGTCAACACGTACATCAGTCAGTTTAATCAATACTATAAAGAAAATTTTGGCTGGCGCAATGCGCTCTTTTATCAGTACAGCCATCTTAAATATGATGTATTGGGCGTTTCGCCACTACCTTACAAAGTCATTCTCGGTAAGAACAACTGGTTTTATCCTGGTAATGATTTAAATAATGTAGCCGATCAGCATCAGGGATTACAGCCGATAGAGCTGCAGACTTTACAGACAATTGTACAAAAATTGACGGCCAAACAGCGGAAGCTAGCTGCTCAGGGCATAAAGTTTTATCTGTTTATACCGCCTGATTCGTACACGATTTACCCCGAAAATTTGCCTGACTACCTACAAAATAATCGGGTCATATCTAATTATGATCGTTTAAAACAGTATTTGCTAAAAAATACGACCATCCCGCTTATTGACGTTCGTCCGGCTTTACTAGCTGCTAAATCCAGGCACCAAACGTATATGCAAACGGATACGCACTGGAATGATTATGGGGCTTTTATTGCTACGCTGTCTTTAGCTAATCGTATTCGGCAGGATTTTCCTGATATGCCCTTACCCAAAGAAAATGACTACTCTATTTGTGCTAAAAAGGGTTATTCTGGCGATTTAGTCACCATGATGGCACTTAATCGGGATATTTCGGATACGGTTAATTATCAGATAGATGCCCCACCTTATTTGCAAGTTAAGGAAGCAGGCCGTATTCATAATACAGAATTGGGCGGGTGGCCCTCTCAGCGATTCGTAAGTATGAATAAAAAATCGCCGAGCCTATTGTTCATAGGCGATTCATTTACGATCTCACTGGCGCAATTTGTCCCCAATTATTTTTTTAAATCTTACCTCGTGCGGAGTAATTTGATCTCAGATGAATTAGTTTTTTCTGAAAAGCCAGATGTTGTAATTTTTGAGATTGTTGAGCGAAACTTAGCTTATTTAGCGCTTCTATAG
- a CDS encoding SMP-30/gluconolactonase/LRE family protein, whose amino-acid sequence MDDIRVLAEGLRFPEGPAFDAHGNLWCVEQEGEGLFCRYKDGKTKRVQTGGRPNSLVFNRGDLWFCDSGQNCIRRLHTDDETIETVISHVSGQPLNMPNDLLFDEQNNLIVTCPGPPDAGQQGYVAVYSADGLVEIIADGLLYPNGLAFYPDNQTLLIAETHQQRIWSGYWDTESLSWETIRVWADVIDTPVGASIPGPDGMTPGPDGNLYVAVFGAGIIRVFSADGSFVRDISLPGQNPSNCVYDPSGELGLIVTETEKGQLLSIV is encoded by the coding sequence ATGGATGATATACGTGTACTGGCAGAAGGCTTACGTTTTCCGGAAGGTCCTGCATTTGATGCTCATGGAAACCTATGGTGCGTAGAGCAGGAAGGAGAAGGATTATTTTGTCGATATAAGGATGGGAAAACAAAACGTGTTCAGACGGGTGGGCGCCCCAATTCATTAGTTTTCAACAGGGGTGACTTATGGTTCTGCGACTCAGGGCAGAACTGTATACGGCGTTTGCATACGGATGATGAAACAATCGAAACAGTGATTAGTCATGTTAGCGGTCAGCCCCTGAATATGCCCAACGACTTGTTATTCGATGAGCAAAACAATTTAATCGTTACCTGTCCGGGACCGCCCGACGCTGGCCAGCAGGGCTATGTGGCGGTTTATTCGGCCGATGGGCTGGTTGAAATTATTGCCGATGGCTTACTTTACCCCAATGGACTTGCCTTTTATCCAGATAATCAAACGTTACTTATCGCTGAAACGCACCAGCAACGCATCTGGAGTGGTTATTGGGATACCGAGTCATTGAGCTGGGAAACAATTCGGGTGTGGGCAGATGTAATCGATACGCCTGTAGGTGCATCGATTCCGGGTCCTGATGGCATGACCCCCGGCCCCGACGGGAATCTTTATGTTGCTGTGTTTGGAGCAGGTATTATTCGGGTATTCTCGGCGGATGGGAGCTTTGTGCGTGATATTTCACTACCTGGCCAAAATCCCTCGAATTGTGTGTATGATCCGTCGGGAGAATTGGGATTAATTGTAACAGAAACCGAAAAAGGGCAACTGTTAAGCATCGTATAG
- a CDS encoding phosphatidylserine decarboxylase family protein, translating into MRLHREGNTIMLTTGLVLLALNLLAYFYLFSDSPTATTLLAVVSLVLFILVVQFFRIPNRQLTLGDTQVIAPADGKVVVIEETTEGEYFKDRRRQVSIFMSPLNVHVNRNPVSGIVRYFKYFPGKYLVAWHPKSSTENERTTIVIETSTGVQVLFRQIAGAVARRIIWYVKEGQPVKQGDEFGFIKFGSRVDVFLPLDAEIKAKIGDITKGGVTVIAELKS; encoded by the coding sequence ATGCGTTTACATCGCGAAGGCAATACAATAATGCTAACCACAGGCCTGGTTTTACTAGCCCTGAATTTGCTCGCTTATTTCTACCTGTTTTCTGACAGCCCAACAGCAACGACCTTATTGGCCGTGGTAAGTCTGGTTCTGTTTATACTGGTTGTGCAGTTTTTCCGGATTCCAAACCGGCAACTCACACTGGGCGACACGCAGGTGATTGCCCCTGCCGATGGCAAAGTTGTGGTGATTGAAGAAACCACCGAAGGCGAGTACTTTAAAGATCGTCGGCGGCAGGTATCCATCTTCATGTCTCCCCTCAATGTGCACGTTAACCGTAATCCGGTATCAGGCATTGTACGCTATTTCAAGTACTTTCCGGGCAAATATCTGGTGGCCTGGCATCCAAAATCAAGCACAGAAAACGAGCGCACAACGATCGTCATTGAAACCTCAACCGGTGTACAAGTACTTTTTCGTCAGATTGCAGGTGCCGTTGCCCGTCGAATTATCTGGTACGTGAAAGAGGGCCAACCCGTAAAACAGGGCGATGAGTTTGGCTTTATAAAATTCGGTTCGCGGGTGGATGTATTCCTGCCTTTAGATGCTGAAATTAAGGCTAAAATCGGCGACATTACCAAAGGGGGCGTCACGGTTATCGCCGAATTGAAAAGCTAA
- a CDS encoding Glu/Leu/Phe/Val family dehydrogenase, translating into MGYIEPAPIKDKENPLESMMSRFDAAAKLVGISDEMYDILKVPARQVIVGLPVTMDNGTIKVFEGYRVIHSNILGPAKGGIRLDPAVNLDEVRALAAWMTWKCAVVDIPYGGAKGGIACNPREMSAGEIERLIRQYTVAMLDVIGPDRDIPAPDMGTGPREMAWIVDEYSKAKGMTVNNVVTGKPLVLGGSLGRTEATGRGVTVAALSAMDKLRMNPYRTTAAVQGFGNVGSFAAELLHERGVTVVAVSDISGGYYNKSGIDITAAVSYRNSNKGTLEGFGGAEKISNEELLSLAVDVLVPAAKEDVITEDNAASIQAKMIVEGANGPTSASADEIINSKGILVVPDILANAGGVTVSYFEWVQNRIGYKWTLDRVNRRADRVMKDAFDRVFETSQRYQVPLRLAAYIVAIDKVASTYKYRGGY; encoded by the coding sequence ATGGGATATATTGAACCAGCCCCAATAAAAGATAAAGAGAATCCACTCGAATCAATGATGTCGCGCTTCGATGCTGCGGCCAAATTAGTGGGCATTTCAGACGAAATGTATGATATCTTAAAAGTGCCAGCCCGGCAGGTCATTGTAGGCTTACCGGTTACGATGGATAATGGCACAATAAAAGTGTTTGAAGGCTACCGGGTTATTCATTCCAACATTCTTGGACCTGCCAAAGGGGGCATCCGACTTGATCCAGCTGTTAATCTGGACGAAGTGCGTGCGCTGGCAGCCTGGATGACCTGGAAATGCGCCGTTGTCGACATTCCGTATGGAGGTGCCAAAGGAGGCATCGCCTGTAACCCGCGCGAAATGTCGGCAGGCGAAATTGAACGGCTCATCCGGCAATATACGGTAGCTATGCTCGATGTCATTGGACCAGATCGTGATATTCCAGCTCCCGACATGGGCACTGGCCCACGTGAAATGGCCTGGATCGTAGATGAATATTCGAAAGCGAAAGGGATGACCGTTAACAACGTGGTAACGGGCAAGCCACTTGTACTGGGTGGTTCATTGGGCCGTACCGAGGCAACTGGTCGTGGGGTTACGGTAGCAGCCTTGTCGGCGATGGATAAACTTCGCATGAACCCATATCGAACCACGGCAGCCGTTCAGGGTTTTGGTAATGTAGGTTCATTCGCGGCTGAATTGCTCCACGAACGTGGGGTTACAGTAGTTGCTGTAAGCGACATTTCGGGTGGTTATTACAACAAAAGTGGTATCGACATTACAGCGGCTGTCAGTTATCGGAACTCGAATAAAGGAACGCTGGAAGGTTTTGGCGGAGCTGAGAAGATATCGAATGAAGAACTGCTTTCGCTGGCAGTCGATGTGTTAGTTCCGGCTGCGAAGGAAGATGTCATTACGGAAGACAATGCAGCTTCGATTCAGGCCAAAATGATTGTAGAGGGTGCCAATGGCCCGACATCGGCCAGCGCCGACGAAATCATCAACAGCAAAGGCATATTAGTTGTACCCGACATTCTGGCCAATGCCGGTGGCGTTACGGTTTCTTACTTTGAATGGGTGCAAAACCGGATCGGCTACAAATGGACGCTCGACCGCGTTAACCGCCGGGCCGACCGGGTTATGAAAGACGCTTTTGACCGTGTATTTGAAACATCGCAACGATATCAGGTACCACTCCGTCTGGCAGCTTATATTGTTGCTATCGATAAAGTAGCAAGTACCTATAAATACCGTGGCGGCTATTGA
- a CDS encoding TraR/DksA family transcriptional regulator, which translates to MVMDEKKRYSEEELKEFEVLISQKLDATRSELNYIKETLSKRNDSGTDNTSGNSKLLEDGADTSERENLSQLAARLQKFIQQLDAAMVRIKNGTYGICKDTGKLIPKERLRAVPHTQQTIEAKLRQSR; encoded by the coding sequence ATGGTTATGGACGAGAAAAAACGGTATTCGGAGGAAGAGCTGAAAGAATTTGAAGTACTGATTAGTCAGAAGCTTGACGCAACCCGAAGTGAGTTAAATTATATTAAAGAAACGCTTAGCAAACGGAACGACAGTGGTACCGATAACACATCAGGTAACTCTAAACTGCTCGAAGATGGTGCCGATACCAGCGAACGTGAAAATTTGAGCCAGTTAGCTGCTCGGTTGCAGAAGTTTATTCAGCAATTAGACGCTGCCATGGTTCGGATTAAAAACGGAACCTACGGCATTTGCAAAGACACCGGCAAATTGATTCCGAAAGAGCGCCTACGGGCAGTGCCACACACACAACAAACGATTGAAGCTAAATTGCGTCAGTCACGCTAG
- a CDS encoding phage holin family protein, whose product MLEHLEEIRENIFRYLEARIELFTLESRGKLEEGVVVGIHGIVLALLSTMTLIFLFILLAAYINQLTDSKYLGFLIVAGFFLVMTIFWLAAKDFFKAKIRVAAYSAMKKSQEKKKEEKTEAVEELMAQTRSSLNDSNRISN is encoded by the coding sequence ATGTTGGAACATCTGGAAGAAATTCGGGAGAATATATTCCGTTATCTGGAAGCCCGTATCGAGCTGTTTACATTAGAAAGTCGGGGTAAACTAGAAGAAGGAGTTGTAGTTGGGATACATGGTATCGTACTGGCGCTGCTCAGTACAATGACGCTTATATTCCTGTTTATTTTACTCGCGGCTTACATAAATCAGCTGACAGACAGTAAGTATCTGGGCTTTTTGATTGTGGCTGGTTTTTTCCTGGTAATGACCATTTTCTGGCTAGCTGCTAAAGATTTCTTCAAAGCAAAAATTCGTGTGGCGGCTTATAGCGCTATGAAAAAGAGCCAGGAGAAGAAAAAAGAGGAGAAAACAGAAGCAGTTGAGGAGTTGATGGCGCAAACTCGTTCGTCGTTAAATGACTCGAATCGTATTTCTAATTAA
- a CDS encoding geranylgeranylglyceryl/heptaprenylglyceryl phosphate synthase: MPSIQLPNQHNITNGLRPSLLTTLRNNRLSGQKAIGVLLDPDKIEQNALVNLLSRTIEYPIDFFLVGGSLVTDYLHKELIAAIRQHTNIPVILFPGNPLHIEPSADAILFLSLISGRNPEFLIGQHVIAAPLLKKSGLEILPTGYMVVDSGTQTTVSYISGTMPLPHDKPGVAACTAMAGEMLGLQLMYLDAGSGARRPVSPEMIAAVRAVVDLPVIVGGGINSGEKAYQALKAGADMIVIGNGIEQDPDLLPQLSTVVREFNQLDVRA; the protein is encoded by the coding sequence ATGCCATCAATCCAACTGCCGAACCAACACAATATCACGAACGGGCTTCGACCGAGCCTGTTGACTACACTGCGCAATAATAGGCTATCTGGCCAAAAGGCGATTGGCGTTCTGCTCGACCCCGATAAAATCGAGCAGAACGCTTTAGTTAACTTACTTTCCCGCACAATTGAGTACCCCATTGACTTTTTTCTGGTTGGCGGAAGTTTAGTGACCGATTATCTGCACAAAGAATTGATTGCTGCCATTCGCCAGCATACCAACATACCGGTTATCCTGTTTCCAGGAAACCCGCTTCATATTGAACCGTCGGCCGATGCTATTCTATTCCTGTCTTTGATTTCAGGCCGAAATCCGGAGTTTTTAATTGGACAACATGTTATTGCGGCCCCGTTGCTTAAAAAAAGTGGCCTTGAAATTCTACCAACAGGCTATATGGTGGTCGATAGCGGTACGCAAACAACTGTCTCATACATAAGCGGAACAATGCCGTTACCTCACGATAAACCAGGTGTGGCAGCTTGTACGGCTATGGCTGGCGAAATGCTGGGTCTACAACTTATGTATCTGGATGCGGGTAGTGGAGCACGTCGGCCTGTGTCGCCTGAAATGATTGCTGCCGTTCGAGCGGTGGTTGATTTACCTGTTATCGTTGGCGGAGGTATTAATTCAGGAGAAAAGGCTTATCAGGCCTTAAAAGCTGGCGCCGATATGATTGTCATTGGAAATGGTATCGAGCAAGACCCCGATCTGTTGCCGCAATTATCAACTGTAGTGCGAGAGTTTAATCAATTAGATGTACGCGCTTAA
- a CDS encoding energy transducer TonB, with protein MKRFILAALCLTGTVYIAPSVWSTAQAQNQKVYTVAEQQPEFPGGKPALSLYLAENIKVPGVLVRKNYNTGQVAAKFIVDELGYVHDVRVVTKPLDKKTQKGMEDFMASIITAIEKMPRWEPGEVGGKRVPVFYTLPIEVNVR; from the coding sequence ATGAAACGATTTATTCTTGCAGCCCTGTGTTTGACTGGCACAGTTTATATAGCACCATCAGTTTGGTCAACAGCACAGGCCCAAAACCAAAAGGTTTATACCGTAGCTGAGCAACAGCCTGAGTTTCCAGGTGGGAAACCTGCTTTGAGCCTCTATCTGGCCGAAAACATAAAGGTGCCGGGGGTATTGGTGCGCAAAAATTACAATACTGGACAGGTAGCCGCCAAATTTATTGTCGATGAGCTAGGCTATGTACACGATGTGCGCGTAGTGACAAAACCTCTCGACAAAAAAACACAGAAGGGTATGGAAGATTTTATGGCTAGTATTATTACCGCCATTGAAAAAATGCCCCGCTGGGAACCTGGCGAAGTTGGTGGTAAACGTGTGCCCGTGTTTTATACGCTACCAATTGAGGTAAACGTACGTTAA